The Polyangia bacterium DNA window CGCACCTGTTCATCGATCACCTCGACCACCTCCTGTCGCTTGAGCCGCTCGCCCTCTTTCTTTCGCAACAGCGCCCGCTCTGCCGCCGCCCGCGCCCTGCCCTCATCGGCTCGCTGGCGCGCCTCCCGCCGCTCCTCCGCCGTCAGCTCTCCATCATCAATGAGAGGCAGCAAAGCCAGCAGTGAAAGGTTGCGTCCCATCGTTCACTCGTCGTCCGATGAACTGATTATATGTTCAGGTACACCGACGTCAAGAACCCGGTGCGTGCCGGCGGCAAATCCTTGCGCTTCGCCGAGCGATTCCCTATACGTTGTCCCCTCCTCGCCGGACCCCATCGTCTAGCCCGGCCCAGGACAATGCCCTTTCAAGGCATGAACGCGGGTTCGAATCCCGCTGGGGTCGCTACTTAACTAAGCGTAGTAACAGGTGCTTTCTGATTCGCGATCCGTGAAGTGCCGTCAGAGTGCCGTGGATTCGCAGGCGCTTCGAGCATCCGGATCCAGTCCGCGCCGGCCCCGGGAGAGAGGTGGGCGTAGCGCATCGTCATCGCGATCGTCGAGTGTCCCATCCACTGTTGCACCTGGATGATCGGGACGCCCGCCATCGCCGCCTGCGAGCCGAACGAGTGCCGGAGATCGTGCCAGCGCAGCCGCCGCAGCCCCGCTCGCCGGCTGACCATCCAGAAGCGCTCGTGAAGCTGATCGAGCGTCAGGACTGATCCGTCCGGGTTGCAGAACACGCGATCGCTGCGGAGGTGTTTGATCTTCCGCAGCGCCGCCTCGAGCTTGGCCGTGAGCGGCACCTTCCGCTCCCGTCCGCTCTTGGTCGGTCCGACGATCCCGCGGGTCGACGATCGCCTGAACACAACCAGGTGGTTGTGCCAGTCAAGATCTCCCCACGCGAGCGCCAGCTGCTCTCCCGCCCTTGCGCCGGTGTGGACCGCGAACATGAGGAGCGCGCGCTCCTCCTCGTCGCGGCAGGCAGCGAGCAGCCGCTCCGTCTCTTCCCACGTGAAGAAGTCCCACGATGACTCGGGGACCTTCACGCGCGGCAGATCCGGAATGGCCGGGATCTCGCCCCACTCCTTCGCAGAGGCGAGGATCCGCCTCAGCGTCGCCCGGACGTTCTTGATCGTCTTCTCCGCCAGAGCCTTCTTGTCTGGCAGCTTGGTGCGAAGACGCGCGAACAGTCGGGCGACCACCTCGCCGCTGATCCTGTCGAGTCGCAACCGCCCCAGCACCGGGAGG harbors:
- a CDS encoding site-specific integrase, which translates into the protein MSVRRRTYRDRKTGAVTTSWVVDIDLQHSDGRRERIRKTSPAHSFRGAEQYERDLRASLLAGTYGKKEAPTFQEFVSERWLSTYPKSVGNRPTSIREKEIHVRVHLLPVLGRLRLDRISGEVVARLFARLRTKLPDKKALAEKTIKNVRATLRRILASAKEWGEIPAIPDLPRVKVPESSWDFFTWEETERLLAACRDEEERALLMFAVHTGARAGEQLALAWGDLDWHNHLVVFRRSSTRGIVGPTKSGRERKVPLTAKLEAALRKIKHLRSDRVFCNPDGSVLTLDQLHERFWMVSRRAGLRRLRWHDLRHSFGSQAAMAGVPIIQVQQWMGHSTIAMTMRYAHLSPGAGADWIRMLEAPANPRHSDGTSRIANQKAPVTTLS